CCGGGGGGGTCGTCGTCCGCCTCGACGTCACTCGGCGTCTCATCCCGGACATGGGCGCCGACCGCTTCGGCGAGCACCTTGCCCACCAGCGTGGACTTGCCCGAACCGGAGACACCGGTCACGGCGGTCAGGACCCCGACGGGGAAGTCGGCGTCGAGCCCCCGCAGGTTGTGGCGGTGGATACCCTCGAGCCGCAGCCAGCCTGCGGGCTCCCGCGGTTCGCCCTCTTCCGTCGTGGCCGGGGCTGTTCGGGCGAGGAAGGGGGCCGTCACGGACGCGGGCACGTCGGCGAGCCCGTCGGCGGGCCCGCTGTACACGATGGTGCCGCCGCCCTCCCCCGCTGCAGGGCCGACGTCGACGATCCAGTCCGACCGCCGCACGACGTCCATGTTGTGCTCCACCACGAAGACGGTGTTCCCGGCGTCCTTGAGGGCTTCGAGGACGGCGAGGAGCGGCTCGACGTCGGCCGGATGGAGGCCCGCGGAGGGTTCGTCGAGTACGTAGACCACGCCGAAGAGCCCGGACCGCAGCTGTGTGGCGATCCGCAGGCGCTGCATCTCGCCCGGCGAGAGGGTGGGCGTCGCCCGGCTGAGGCTGAGGTAGCCGAGGCCGAGGTCCACCAGGACGGCGAGCCGCTGCACGAGGTCCCTGCTGATGGTGACCGACACCTCCGTGCCCTCACCCGAACTGGACGACCGGTGTGCCGCGGTCGGATGTTCGAGGGTCGCCGCAGGTTCGAGGTGGGCGGCCAGGTCCTCCAGCGGCAGCGCGTTCGTCTCGGCGATGGTGAGGCCTCCGAACGTCACGGCGAGCGCCTCGGGACGCAGTCCGCTGCCCCCGCAGAGACCGCAGGGGCCCGAGTCCATGAACGGCAGCACGCGGTCGCGCATCTGCTGGCTCTGGGAGTCGTGCAGGGTGTGCATGACGTAGCTCTTCGCACTCCAGAACCGCCCCTTGTAGGGCTTCGCCACACGGTCGCGCTGCGGGGTGACCTGGACGACGGGTTGTTCCTCGGTGAACAGGAGCCAGGATCGTGTCTCCTCCGGGAGCTCACGCCAGGGGACGTCGATGTCGTGGCCGAGTTCGCTGACGACGTCGCGGAGGTTCTTGCCCTGCCAGGCACCGGGCCAGGCGGCGATGGCGCCCTCACGGATCGTGAGGGACGGGTCCGGGACGAGTGTCGCCTCGGTGACGTCGCGCGCCACGCCGAGCCCGTGACAGCGCGGGCATGCGCCCGCGGCCGTGTTGGGCGAGAAGGCGTCGGACTCCAGCCTGCCCGCGGCATCGGCGGGATACGTCCCGGCGCGGGAGTACAGCATGCGGAGTGAATTGGAGAGGGTGGTCAGCGTCCCGACGGTGGAGCGCACGCTCGGGGTGCCGCGGCGCTGCTGCAGGGCGACCGCGGGCGGCAGCCCTGTGATGGCCTGGACGTGGGGTGTGTTTCCCTGCTGGATGAGCCTGCGCGCATAGGGTGCCACCGATTCGAGGTAGCGGCGCTGGGCCTCCGCGTAGATCGTTCCGAACGCCAGCGACGACTTCCCCGAACCCGACACACCCGTGAAGGCGACGACGGCGTCCCGGGGGCAGTCGACGTCGACTCCACGCAGGTTGTTCTCACTGGCTCCACGGACCCGGACGAAGCCGTCACGGGTGCTCGTCTCCCAAGGGGCGGCTTTCATCGATTCGATCACCAACCCCACCCTACGGTCGCCCACGGGCGGGGATGACACGAGGGGCGGATCGGCCCACCTGCCCCATGGGGTGCCGGCGACGACCGCGTCCACCCGTGAGTGGATGCGGTCGTCGCCGGCCTCCGTTCTACCGGCAGGATTCCGTTCGACCTACAGGGTTCGGTCCTCCCTGCTGTCCGTCCGTTCGGCCGCCCTGCTCGGACCCGTTTCCCCGCCGGCACCCGTTCTCCAGCCGGTTCCGTTCTGCCTGTGGGGCTCCGCAGGACCCGGAGCTGTGCCCTTACGCCCTTGCGTGGCTCCGACGCACCGCGTAGGTGCCACCTGCCGCTGCCGCCAACACGAGGCCCCCACCGAGGGCGATCATCCCGAGCTGGCTGGAGGAGGACTCCACAGTGGCGCCCGTATCGGCCCCGCCGGACGGCATCGCGCCCATCTGGGTCTTCACGAGGGTGCCGCACAGCGCCGGCGAGGTCGCCCCGAGAGGCAGCGACGGGTCGAGATCGCTCGGGGCGTTGAACGCCTCCGGCGTCGACGGCGTGGTGGCGGGATCGAGTCCGTGGACGTTGAAGACGGCCCTGCCCGCGTCGAGTTCCGCCAGGGTGGCGGCGTCCACTGTGAAGGTGCGCTGGATGGCGTAGTTCCCGCCCTGCCCGCCCAGCTGGAGGTTCAGGGCTTCCGCCGGGCTGGTCGGTCCGGAGGTGGTGACCGTCGCGAGGATGCCACCGTAGCTGGGGGCGCTCTCGGTGACGCTGATGATGCCGTCACCGTTGGCGTCGTTGGCCGGAGTGGGGCAGACACCGGCCGCTCCGCCGTGGATGTGCTGGACGTGCGGGTACGGAGCGCCCTGGAACGTCTGGGCGAGGCCGGACACCTGGAGGTTGATCGTGGCCTGGTCACCCACGACGTCGAGGGTGACGGTGCCGCTTCCCGTCGTGCCGTTGAGCTGGCCGAGGGTCGACGAGTAGGTGCCATCGGCGGCCATGGCCGGAGACCCTGCCAGGGCGACGGCGCCGACGGCGAGGGCTGGTACTGCAAGCAGACGCATCTTGTTCATGGGATGTACATCCTTCACTGTGCGATGAGTACGGATCCGGAGCCGAACCCGCGGGGGTTTCGCTCGAGCGCTTCGTCGCGTACGTGCACTTCCCAGCAAGCAGATCCTGATCGGGACCTCACCGCGGCGCAGCTTCCTCGTTCCCCATCCTCCACCCACGGTCGCGGCAGGTGACAGTGCTTGCCGTTCCGCTGGGCGGTCTTTACAATTCCTGGGCATCGTCCGGAGCGATACACGCGAAGGAGGAGGAACCGCCGAAGTCCTCCCGCGCGCCGGCTGCTTGACGGACGGAATGACTCCCACGTCCGTGCACGAGGCTCTTCGGTGTATCCGGCGGAGTCCGCGAACGGGTTCGGGGACATCCTCCCGGGTGCTCCCACTATGCACCACCGCGGTCCAGGTCCACCCGGAACCTCACCTCAAGATTGCCCGGGCACGGGTGGGCAGGTGCTGGACGGCGCGCACGGGCTGCGCCACGGGCAGGACGGGCGACACCCCTCCGGCGGCCGGCTGCTTGACCGCCAAGGGGATGCCCACGGCCCCACCGTCGGGTGTGTCCGCTCTGCCGGACCGGCCGCATCACCGGGATGCGCCTGCTCCGACACTCCCAGTATGGGCACACTATGCTCACCCGGCGCCGATGACCTTCACCACGTGCGCCGGTCGGCGATCACAGCCGGGCACGCGCGTGCACTCTTGGTGCAGTGTGGCGCGCCCATCGACAAGGGCGCATCGGTAGCGGCCGGGGCGAAGGGCGAACGGTCCCCTCGCAGACCCCGACATTCGCGCGACGGGGACCGGGGCACCCTGTGAGGAGGAGCGGACGCCCCACCGACGACGGGTCCTCGTCCGGGCCCAGGGGAAACGACACCGCGGGTGAGGGCGCGGCGGCACGGATTCGGTACCGGACATAGCGAAGAGGCGCGGAGTGGGACGCGGGGTAGCGAAGCCCTGGCCCTGGTCCGGGCCTCCGGGTCGCGCCCCTGAAAGCGCGCCCCTGGAAGAGCGCCCCGCCGCAGATTATGATCCCGGGACTATGAAGTATCTTCTCCAGACCTTCGGCGCCGATGAGGAACAGCCGTCACCTGCCGCCGATGCGATGGCCCGGATGATCCAGCAGATGAAGGACATCGATGTCCGGCTCCGCAGTGCCGGTGAGCTCGTCGTCGAGCAGGGACTGGATGCGCCCGGGAACGGCTGGGTCGTCACCGACAGCGTGCGGCGGGGCTCCCACGCCAGGACGGCGGATTCGGTCCAGGGTTTCTGGATCGTCGACGTCGACACCGAACAGCGCGCACTGGATATAGCCCGGGAGATCAGCTCGATCGCTTTCGGTGCGCCGGTGGAGGTGCGGCTGTGCCTCGACGCACCGCCACCGCGCGACGGAGCGTAGGCACGCCCGCATCCGCATCGGGACCGGGACCGGGACCGGGACCGGGACCGGGACCGGGACCGGGACCGGGACCGGGACCGGGACCGGGACCGGGACCGGGACCGGGACCGGGACCGGCATGGATCATAGGCCGCGGGACCGCCCGGTGAAAGGCTCGTGGCTCCGTGAACTGCGGCTCGACCCCTGTGCCGCGCGTTCCTAGGGTGGAAGCATGGCTGACATCAACGAAGAGTTCCCCACGCTGGACGATCTCAACCCCGACAACGACGCCCTGCCCCGCCCCTCGCGCCAGACGCACGGGAAGTCCGACGACCACGTCGACGACGATGCCCTCGCCCTCGCCGCCGAGCGCGAGGAGGTGGCGATCGGCCTCAAGGACTATGTGCCCGACGACGTGCCGCCTGCCACGGATCCCCTGCCGGAGGGATCGTCGGCGGAAGCGGACCTCGCCCAGCGGGGGTTGCTGGGCGATCCCGACGGCGCCTGAGCCGCCTTCTCCGATTCGTTCCGCCGGTCAGAGGTCCGCGAGCATCGCTCCGGGGTTCTCCATCGCGTCCGCGACGAACCGCAGGAATCCTCCGGCGGTACCGCCGTCGCAGACGCGGTGGTCGAACGCGAGCGTCAGTTCGGTCACCTTCCGCACGGCGAGCTGCCCATCGACCACCCACGGCCGGTCGATGATCCGGCCCATGCCGAGGATCGCCGACTCCGGGTAGTTGATGATCGCAGCACTGCCGTCCACGCCGAACACCCCGTAGTTGTTGAGGGTGAACGTGCCGGACGACAGGTCGGCGGGCGTCGCCTTGCCGCTCCGGGCGAGGGCTGCCAGACGGCGGATCTCCGCGTCGAGCTCCCGTGCGGACATGGTGTCCGCACGGCGGACGCCAGGAACGACCAGACCCCGGTCCGTCTGCGCGGCGATGCCGAGATTGACACCCTCGACACGGACGATCTCCAGGCTGCCGTCGTCGAGCGTCGCCACCCTGCTGTTCAGTTCCGGGTACCGGGCCAGGCCGGCGACGACGAAACGGGCCACGAAGGACAGGATCCCGGGCACGGCGTCGGGGGTCTTCCGCTTCATCCCTTCGCGCAGCTCGACGAGGGCCGTCACGTCCACGTCCACCCATACGGTCGCCTCGGGGATCTCGCGCCGGCTGCGGGACATCGCCTCGGCAATCGTCCGGCGGACGCCCCGGACGGGGATGCGTTCGAGGACCGTCAGCCCCGACCTGGAGTCAGCCGCTGCAACCGTCTCCACCCCGTCGGCGCGAGACGCGGCGGCGCGCTCCACGACGGGTCGGGCGGCGTCACCGACGTGCGACAGTGCCGCGATGGCCTGCTCGACGTCGCGGCGCAGGATGAGCCCCTTCTCCCCCGAACCGCGAAGACCCTCGAGGCGCAGGCCGTGGTCGCGCGCCAGTTTCCGCACGAGCGGTGAGACGCACAGGGGGGCGGCGACCGCCGTGCGGTCCACGCCGGCCGGAGCGGAGCTGGAGGGACCGGAAGCTGCCGCAGTGGCGGGCGCTCCGACGGCGCCTGCGGGAGGCGTTCCGCCGGAGCGTGAGGACGTCCGGCGGGGACGCCGCCGTCCGCCCGTGAGGCCACCGGGCGTGCCGTACCCGATCAGGACATTGCCCGAACCCTCATTCGCCGTCGGCTCGCCGTCCGGATGCGTGGCCGCGACCGGCACGCCGGAGTCCTCGCGCATCGCCGACGCCGCGTCCGCGACGGCAGGTGCGTTCCCGGCGGCCGGCGCAGCTGGGGCCCCGGCGCTCGGCCGGCCGGCCGGCCCGGAAGCAGATCGGGAGACAGGGCCGGTTGCAGCGCCGCCTTCAAGCGTGGCCGCAACGGTTCCTTCCGGTCGCACGGACAGGAACGGCGCCCCGACATCGAGCACCTCTCCCGGGCGGCCG
This genomic interval from Arthrobacter agilis contains the following:
- a CDS encoding CHRD domain-containing protein; translated protein: MNKMRLLAVPALAVGAVALAGSPAMAADGTYSSTLGQLNGTTGSGTVTLDVVGDQATINLQVSGLAQTFQGAPYPHVQHIHGGAAGVCPTPANDANGDGIISVTESAPSYGGILATVTTSGPTSPAEALNLQLGGQGGNYAIQRTFTVDAATLAELDAGRAVFNVHGLDPATTPSTPEAFNAPSDLDPSLPLGATSPALCGTLVKTQMGAMPSGGADTGATVESSSSQLGMIALGGGLVLAAAAGGTYAVRRSHARA
- a CDS encoding YciI family protein, giving the protein MKYLLQTFGADEEQPSPAADAMARMIQQMKDIDVRLRSAGELVVEQGLDAPGNGWVVTDSVRRGSHARTADSVQGFWIVDVDTEQRALDIAREISSIAFGAPVEVRLCLDAPPPRDGA
- a CDS encoding dihydrolipoamide acetyltransferase family protein, giving the protein MSAPTIGSGLVVFALPDLGEGLTEAELVSWLVAEGDAVAVDQPIAEVETAKSVVEVPSPFAGTVAVLHGRPGEVLDVGAPFLSVRPEGTVAATLEGGAATGPVSRSASGPAGRPSAGAPAAPAAGNAPAVADAASAMREDSGVPVAATHPDGEPTANEGSGNVLIGYGTPGGLTGGRRRPRRTSSRSGGTPPAGAVGAPATAAASGPSSSAPAGVDRTAVAAPLCVSPLVRKLARDHGLRLEGLRGSGEKGLILRRDVEQAIAALSHVGDAARPVVERAAASRADGVETVAAADSRSGLTVLERIPVRGVRRTIAEAMSRSRREIPEATVWVDVDVTALVELREGMKRKTPDAVPGILSFVARFVVAGLARYPELNSRVATLDDGSLEIVRVEGVNLGIAAQTDRGLVVPGVRRADTMSARELDAEIRRLAALARSGKATPADLSSGTFTLNNYGVFGVDGSAAIINYPESAILGMGRIIDRPWVVDGQLAVRKVTELTLAFDHRVCDGGTAGGFLRFVADAMENPGAMLADL
- the uvrA gene encoding excinuclease ABC subunit UvrA, producing the protein MKAAPWETSTRDGFVRVRGASENNLRGVDVDCPRDAVVAFTGVSGSGKSSLAFGTIYAEAQRRYLESVAPYARRLIQQGNTPHVQAITGLPPAVALQQRRGTPSVRSTVGTLTTLSNSLRMLYSRAGTYPADAAGRLESDAFSPNTAAGACPRCHGLGVARDVTEATLVPDPSLTIREGAIAAWPGAWQGKNLRDVVSELGHDIDVPWRELPEETRSWLLFTEEQPVVQVTPQRDRVAKPYKGRFWSAKSYVMHTLHDSQSQQMRDRVLPFMDSGPCGLCGGSGLRPEALAVTFGGLTIAETNALPLEDLAAHLEPAATLEHPTAAHRSSSSGEGTEVSVTISRDLVQRLAVLVDLGLGYLSLSRATPTLSPGEMQRLRIATQLRSGLFGVVYVLDEPSAGLHPADVEPLLAVLEALKDAGNTVFVVEHNMDVVRRSDWIVDVGPAAGEGGGTIVYSGPADGLADVPASVTAPFLARTAPATTEEGEPREPAGWLRLEGIHRHNLRGLDADFPVGVLTAVTGVSGSGKSTLVGKVLAEAVGAHVRDETPSDVEADDDPPGAATVVGRVRGLEDIDRLVSVDQRPIGRTPRSNLATYTGLFDAVRKAFAATPEAKAKGFGAGRFSFNVQGGRCETCQGEGFVSVELLFLPGSYGPCPVCHGARYNEETLTVTLRGRTIADVLGMTVDDAALFFADLPGVARSLATLREVGLGYLRLGQPATELSGGEAQRIKLATELQRARRGHTLYLLDEPTTGLHPADVVLLLAQLRKLVEAGNTVIVVEHTMAVVAAADWVIDLGPGGGSAGGSIVATGTPQDVAALRSGTSVTARYLAAHLEGRPVA